The following proteins are co-located in the Flammeovirga kamogawensis genome:
- a CDS encoding TRAP transporter substrate-binding protein has product MTKKNTRRSFIKKLSKVSTATIASGLIAACDNSTSKKKKTNNNKDQIFNWKCVTVWPPNFPILGESVNNLAKELFDLSDGRLNIKVYGGGELVPALESFDAVQLGGVQMMHGAAYYWAGKIPASVFFTATPFGMNTREQNAWLLYGGGNELWKELYNKIGLEPFPCGNTGTQMGGWFNTKINSTKDLKGIKMRIPGLGGKVFTKAGGTSVTVPGGEIYTNLERGVIDATEWIGPYHDYLMGFHKIAKYYYYPGWHEPSATLELVCNKKAYDSLPEDLQVLIKAVSLKYNGIMMSEFEKFNTEYLQKIVQEGKNEILPFPEDVMEALKGYSEDTLNELIANDPFAKKVNESFQAFKKNIKQWSIISTDAMQPYL; this is encoded by the coding sequence ATGACTAAAAAAAATACTAGACGATCATTCATTAAAAAGCTTTCTAAAGTAAGTACAGCTACAATTGCAAGTGGCTTAATAGCAGCATGTGATAATTCTACTTCAAAAAAGAAAAAAACAAATAACAATAAGGATCAAATATTTAATTGGAAATGCGTCACAGTTTGGCCTCCTAACTTCCCTATTCTTGGTGAAAGTGTGAATAACTTAGCGAAAGAACTGTTTGATTTATCTGATGGGCGTTTAAACATAAAAGTATATGGCGGAGGTGAACTAGTACCTGCATTAGAGTCTTTTGATGCTGTCCAATTGGGTGGTGTTCAAATGATGCATGGTGCTGCATATTATTGGGCTGGTAAAATTCCTGCATCTGTATTTTTTACAGCCACTCCTTTCGGAATGAATACTAGAGAGCAAAATGCTTGGTTATTATATGGAGGTGGTAACGAACTTTGGAAAGAATTATATAATAAGATTGGTTTAGAGCCATTTCCATGCGGAAATACTGGAACACAAATGGGTGGATGGTTTAATACAAAAATTAACTCTACTAAAGACTTAAAAGGTATAAAAATGAGAATTCCAGGTTTAGGTGGAAAAGTTTTCACCAAGGCTGGGGGAACTTCTGTTACTGTTCCTGGCGGTGAAATTTACACCAACCTAGAACGAGGTGTGATTGATGCAACAGAATGGATTGGTCCTTATCATGATTATCTAATGGGTTTTCACAAAATTGCCAAATATTACTATTACCCAGGGTGGCATGAACCTTCTGCGACATTAGAGTTAGTTTGTAATAAAAAAGCTTATGATAGTTTACCTGAAGATCTTCAAGTATTGATTAAAGCAGTTTCTTTAAAATACAATGGCATTATGATGTCTGAGTTTGAAAAATTCAATACAGAATATTTACAAAAAATTGTACAAGAAGGCAAGAATGAAATACTTCCCTTCCCTGAAGATGTAATGGAAGCTCTAAAAGGTTATTCAGAAGACACTTTAAATGAACTAATTGCTAATGACCCATTTGCTAAAAAAGTAAATGAAAGCTTCCAAGCATTCAAGAAAAATATTAAACAATGGTCAATAATCTCAACAGATGCAATGCAACCTTATTTATAA
- the rpsS gene encoding 30S ribosomal protein S19 produces MARSLKKGPYIDFRLVKKIDATNESGKKQVIKTWSRRSMISPDFIGHTFAVHNGNKFIPVYVTENMVGHKLGEFAPTRTYKGHINKKDKGKK; encoded by the coding sequence ATGGCAAGATCGCTAAAAAAAGGACCTTACATTGATTTTCGTTTGGTAAAGAAAATCGATGCGACTAATGAGTCTGGCAAGAAGCAAGTCATCAAGACTTGGTCTCGTAGATCTATGATCTCTCCAGATTTCATCGGTCATACATTTGCTGTACATAATGGCAACAAATTTATTCCTGTTTATGTTACCGAAAATATGGTAGGTCATAAGCTAGGAGAATTTGCTCCAACACGTACTTACAAAGGTCATATCAACAAAAAAGATAAAGGCAAGAAATAA
- a CDS encoding sodium-dependent transporter, with translation MAGVTETSRGGFSNKLGFILAAAGSAVGLGNIWKFPFEVSDGGGGAFVVMYLAFCFMLCFPVMMAEIAIGRNTNKNAVGAFTAQGNKPWSAVGKLGVVTGIFILSFYNIVAGWALGFAIEMFAGNFSLGQNFGEFVGNWQLNLLFSSIFMIVTVVIVSRGISGGIEKASKILMPSLLVLILALMSYSLTQDGALDGVKYYLIPDFSEVTFETAYGAMGQAFFSLSLGMGALITYGSYVGKKDNMVHATFMILLTDVGIAFIAGLMMFAFIFSQGLDPSNGGAGLIFTVLPGAFESIGPVMGRIIGGSFFVLLSFAALTSTVALLEVPVAYVVDEFEVRRSRTVWIVGLVIFLFGIPSMLGNGTVAFFTEFITYSSGKTVSFMDFVENLASDTFMPLGGLLISFYTAWVWRGDNFKKEIENGNPNFGNSLLGKYTIFALKYLAPIILGSITVITILLKFFGIDVIGS, from the coding sequence ATGGCGGGGGTAACAGAAACTAGTCGAGGAGGCTTTTCAAACAAATTAGGTTTTATACTTGCAGCAGCTGGTTCTGCAGTAGGATTAGGTAATATATGGAAATTTCCATTCGAAGTAAGTGATGGAGGAGGAGGTGCTTTTGTTGTAATGTACCTTGCTTTTTGCTTTATGTTATGTTTCCCTGTAATGATGGCAGAAATAGCTATAGGTAGAAATACTAATAAAAATGCAGTAGGTGCTTTTACGGCTCAAGGAAATAAACCTTGGTCTGCAGTAGGTAAATTAGGTGTTGTAACAGGAATCTTTATTTTATCATTTTACAATATTGTAGCAGGTTGGGCATTAGGTTTTGCAATTGAAATGTTTGCTGGTAATTTCTCTTTAGGTCAAAATTTTGGAGAATTTGTTGGTAATTGGCAACTTAATTTACTGTTCTCATCTATTTTTATGATAGTGACTGTAGTGATAGTATCACGAGGCATTTCTGGAGGCATAGAAAAGGCATCTAAAATATTAATGCCTTCTTTATTAGTATTGATTTTAGCATTAATGAGTTACTCTCTGACCCAAGACGGAGCTTTAGATGGAGTAAAATATTATCTGATTCCAGATTTTAGTGAAGTTACTTTCGAAACTGCTTATGGTGCAATGGGACAAGCATTCTTTTCATTGTCGTTAGGTATGGGTGCATTAATTACTTATGGTAGTTATGTAGGCAAAAAAGATAATATGGTGCATGCTACTTTTATGATCTTACTAACGGATGTAGGGATTGCATTTATTGCAGGTCTAATGATGTTTGCTTTTATATTTTCTCAAGGTTTAGATCCAAGTAATGGAGGAGCAGGATTAATATTTACAGTTTTACCTGGGGCATTTGAATCTATAGGCCCAGTAATGGGTAGAATTATTGGAGGCTCATTCTTTGTATTATTATCATTTGCAGCATTAACATCAACAGTAGCTTTATTAGAAGTGCCAGTTGCTTATGTTGTAGATGAATTTGAAGTGAGAAGAAGCCGTACAGTTTGGATTGTTGGATTAGTTATATTCCTTTTCGGTATACCATCTATGTTAGGAAATGGAACTGTCGCCTTTTTTACAGAATTTATAACATATAGTAGTGGTAAAACAGTATCATTTATGGATTTTGTAGAAAATCTAGCATCTGATACTTTTATGCCATTAGGTGGTTTATTAATCTCTTTTTATACCGCATGGGTATGGAGAGGTGATAACTTCAAAAAAGAAATTGAAAATGGGAACCCAAATTTTGGGAATTCCCTTTTAGGAAAGTATACAATCTTTGCATTAAAGTATCTAGCACCTATAATTTTAGGCTCTATTACAGTAATAACTATTTTACTTAAGTTCTTTGGAATAGATGTAATAGGTTCTTAA
- the rplD gene encoding 50S ribosomal protein L4, which yields MEIAVLNSKGVETGKVTLPEAVFGIEPNDHAIYLDVKAYLAAQRQGTHKAKERAEIAGSTRKLKKQKGTGTARSGSIKSPVFRGGGRIFGPRPRDYRQSLNKKVKQLARRSALAYKAQESNVIAVEGLSFDAPQTKAFKEVLANLNLTGVKTLVVLGEQNENVYKSSRNLSKANVVVVNSLNTYDILHADKLVLAQDAVEKLSNL from the coding sequence ATGGAAATCGCAGTATTGAATTCTAAAGGCGTTGAGACAGGTAAAGTAACTTTACCAGAAGCGGTATTTGGCATCGAGCCAAATGATCACGCTATCTATCTTGACGTGAAAGCGTACTTGGCAGCACAACGTCAAGGAACGCATAAAGCTAAAGAGCGTGCTGAGATCGCAGGATCTACTCGCAAGCTTAAAAAACAAAAAGGTACAGGTACGGCTCGTTCGGGCTCAATCAAATCTCCAGTATTCCGTGGAGGTGGACGTATTTTTGGACCTCGTCCGAGAGATTACCGTCAATCACTTAACAAAAAAGTTAAGCAATTGGCTCGTCGTTCGGCACTTGCTTACAAAGCACAAGAAAGTAATGTTATAGCTGTTGAAGGTTTATCATTTGATGCTCCTCAAACTAAAGCATTTAAAGAAGTGCTTGCAAACTTGAACTTAACTGGTGTTAAAACATTAGTAGTTCTTGGTGAGCAAAACGAAAATGTTTATAAGTCTTCAAGAAACTTATCTAAGGCAAATGTTGTAGTGGTTAATTCGTTAAACACTTATGATATCTTGCACGCAGACAAGTTAGTTCTTGCTCAAGACGCAGTTGAAAAATTGTCTAACCTCTAA
- a CDS encoding glycine--tRNA ligase — MAKQDKENMFQKVVSHAKEYGFVFPSSEIYGGLQAVYDYGSNGVELKNNLKKYWWASMVQMHENIVGVDASIFMDPKVWKASGHVDAFNDPLVDNKDSKKRYRADVLIEDLMAKYQIKIEKEVLKAQKRFGDDFDKDQFLKTNPNVLRNQTKIDAIEAEFKTALENEDMDGLKTIIESNNIVCPISGTCNWTDVRQFNLMFSTELGAVAGDSSKIYLRPETAQGIFVNFLNIMNTSRQRPPFGIAQIGKAFRNEIVARQFIFRMREFEQMEMQFFVQPGTEMKWYELWKERRMKFHHAVGAAENYVFHDHLKTAHYANAAVDIEFKFPFGQKELEGIHSRTDFDLNAHQELSTKKLQYFDHELGKNVVPYVVETSVGLDRLFLSILTGAYTETEENGKSRTFLKFHPGIAPIKAAVFPLTKKDGLPEKALEVMNEIKFDHNVAYEEKDAIGKRYTRQDLIGTPYCITVDHQTLEDNTVTVRERDTMEQFRLPISELKAFMDEKVSLTSLLKQLV; from the coding sequence ATGGCAAAACAAGATAAAGAAAATATGTTCCAAAAAGTTGTATCTCATGCAAAAGAGTATGGCTTTGTATTTCCATCATCGGAAATTTATGGAGGACTTCAAGCAGTATATGATTATGGATCAAATGGTGTTGAATTAAAAAACAACCTTAAAAAATATTGGTGGGCATCTATGGTGCAAATGCACGAAAATATTGTAGGTGTTGATGCATCAATCTTTATGGATCCAAAAGTATGGAAAGCTTCAGGTCACGTGGATGCATTCAATGATCCATTAGTAGATAATAAAGATTCTAAAAAACGTTATAGAGCAGACGTTCTTATCGAAGATTTGATGGCAAAATATCAGATCAAAATCGAAAAAGAAGTACTTAAAGCGCAGAAACGTTTTGGAGATGATTTTGATAAAGATCAATTCTTAAAAACAAATCCAAATGTTTTAAGAAATCAAACTAAAATTGACGCGATTGAAGCAGAATTTAAAACTGCTTTAGAAAACGAAGATATGGATGGTTTGAAAACGATTATTGAAAGTAACAATATCGTTTGTCCAATTAGTGGTACTTGTAACTGGACAGATGTACGTCAGTTTAACTTAATGTTCTCTACAGAATTAGGTGCTGTAGCTGGAGATTCATCAAAAATTTACCTTCGTCCAGAAACGGCTCAAGGTATTTTTGTGAACTTCTTGAATATTATGAATACATCTAGACAACGTCCTCCTTTTGGTATTGCTCAAATTGGTAAAGCATTCCGTAATGAGATTGTTGCTCGTCAGTTTATCTTCCGTATGCGTGAGTTTGAACAAATGGAAATGCAATTCTTTGTTCAGCCAGGTACAGAAATGAAATGGTATGAGCTATGGAAAGAACGTAGAATGAAGTTCCATCATGCAGTTGGTGCAGCCGAAAACTATGTATTCCATGATCATTTAAAAACAGCTCATTATGCAAATGCAGCTGTTGATATTGAATTCAAATTCCCATTTGGGCAGAAAGAATTAGAAGGTATCCACTCTCGTACAGATTTTGATTTGAATGCTCATCAAGAACTTTCAACTAAAAAATTACAATACTTTGACCATGAATTAGGGAAAAATGTAGTTCCTTATGTTGTCGAAACTTCTGTAGGTTTAGATAGATTATTCTTATCAATTCTTACTGGAGCATATACAGAAACAGAGGAAAATGGAAAATCTAGAACTTTCTTAAAATTCCATCCAGGTATTGCTCCAATTAAGGCTGCAGTATTCCCATTGACTAAGAAAGATGGGTTACCAGAAAAAGCATTGGAAGTAATGAATGAGATCAAATTTGATCATAATGTTGCTTACGAAGAAAAAGATGCAATTGGTAAACGTTATACACGTCAGGATTTAATTGGAACGCCTTATTGTATTACTGTAGATCACCAAACTTTGGAAGATAACACAGTAACTGTAAGAGAAAGAGATACAATGGAACAATTCAGATTGCCAATTTCAGAATTAAAGGCATTCATGGATGAGAAAGTATCATTAACAAGTTTGTTGAAGCAGTTGGTATAA
- the rplV gene encoding 50S ribosomal protein L22: MEAVAKLNNCPIAPRKMMLVADAVRGVQVIDALNTLRYAQKAGAPLVEKLILSAVANWENKNPDESVEDADLYVKSIFVTGGRQLKRFRPAPQGRAHRIRKRSNHVTVVVDARSTSLIDVVSEGSSESNESDN, from the coding sequence ATGGAAGCAGTAGCAAAACTTAACAATTGCCCTATCGCTCCACGCAAGATGATGCTTGTAGCGGACGCAGTAAGAGGTGTGCAGGTTATTGATGCACTGAATACTCTCCGTTATGCTCAAAAAGCTGGTGCTCCTCTAGTAGAAAAGTTAATTCTTTCTGCAGTGGCAAACTGGGAAAATAAAAACCCTGACGAGTCTGTTGAAGATGCAGATTTATATGTGAAATCAATCTTTGTAACTGGTGGTCGCCAATTAAAGCGTTTCCGTCCAGCACCTCAAGGTCGTGCTCACAGAATCCGCAAGCGTTCTAACCACGTAACTGTGGTTGTAGATGCTCGCAGCACAAGCCTTATTGACGTAGTGTCAGAAGGTTCTTCAGAATCAAACGAGTCAGATAATTAA
- a CDS encoding glycoside hydrolase family 73 protein, producing MKKYLFLISILLTLIFSSCQSLSKYTYSNRVERRNRELLAENGGGNTNGQSTTKNNTAKPKKGVEDKIPAGKKLTPQEYISMYKDYAIESMHKKKVPASITLAQGLLESGNGNSKLSRASNNHFGIKCGGNWNGESYKYDDDRPNECFRVYDSVLDSYEDHGDFLRTRSWYSSLFELKITDYKGWAKGLKKAGYATDPKYPSKLITIIETYRLNELDKR from the coding sequence ATGAAGAAGTATTTATTTTTAATTTCTATACTCCTTACTCTTATTTTTTCATCGTGTCAGTCTTTGAGTAAATACACGTACTCTAATCGTGTAGAAAGAAGAAATAGAGAACTTTTAGCAGAGAATGGAGGCGGAAACACCAATGGGCAGTCTACCACAAAAAACAATACAGCTAAACCTAAAAAAGGAGTTGAAGATAAAATACCAGCAGGGAAAAAGCTAACTCCTCAAGAGTACATTAGTATGTATAAGGATTATGCTATAGAATCCATGCATAAAAAGAAAGTACCTGCAAGTATTACACTGGCTCAAGGTTTATTAGAATCAGGTAATGGGAATAGTAAATTATCGAGAGCATCAAATAATCATTTTGGTATTAAATGTGGCGGTAATTGGAATGGAGAATCTTATAAATATGATGATGATAGACCTAATGAATGTTTTAGAGTGTATGATTCAGTTTTAGATTCTTACGAAGATCATGGAGATTTTTTAAGAACTAGATCATGGTATTCATCATTGTTTGAATTAAAAATAACGGATTATAAAGGATGGGCTAAAGGATTAAAAAAAGCAGGTTATGCTACAGATCCTAAATATCCTTCTAAATTAATTACTATTATTGAAACATACCGTTTAAATGAATTAGATAAGCGGTAA
- a CDS encoding sodium-dependent transporter, whose protein sequence is MAGIKNSESSRGGFSNKFGFIMAAAGSAVGLGNIWKFPFEVSDGGGGAFVVMYLLFCFMLCFPVMMAEIALGRKTNKNAVGAFAANGHKKWAGVGILAVLSGSLILSFYNVVAGWALGFAVEMFSGNFSVGSNFGEFVGNWHINLMVSTVFMFITIYIVAKGVSGGIEKASKILMPTLLFLIFGLMAYSLTQPGAIDGVKFYLIPDFSEITFKTAYGAMGQAFFSLSLGMGALITYGSYVGKKDNIVSATSMILLADVGIAFIAGLMMFAFIFSQGLQGQGGGAGLIFTVLPGAFESIGPVLGRCIGGLFFVLLSFAALTSTVSLLEVPVAYVVDEFEIRRSRAVWIVGAVIFLLGIPSMLGNGTVDFFTNFVHYHGSNITVNFMDFIEDLASDTFLPLGGFLVSVYTAYIWRGDKFKEEIESGNPGFATSFMGKYTIFALKYLAPFILGSITIITILSKFFGIHLID, encoded by the coding sequence ATGGCAGGTATAAAGAATTCTGAGAGTAGTCGCGGTGGCTTCTCGAATAAATTCGGTTTTATTATGGCAGCTGCAGGTTCTGCAGTAGGCCTCGGAAATATTTGGAAATTTCCATTTGAAGTAAGCGATGGAGGAGGTGGTGCATTTGTAGTAATGTACTTACTATTTTGTTTCATGCTTTGCTTCCCTGTTATGATGGCAGAAATTGCTTTAGGTAGAAAAACTAATAAAAATGCAGTAGGTGCTTTTGCAGCTAATGGACATAAAAAATGGGCAGGTGTAGGGATACTAGCCGTATTAAGTGGATCACTAATACTTTCTTTTTATAATGTTGTTGCTGGGTGGGCCTTAGGTTTTGCCGTTGAAATGTTTTCTGGAAATTTTTCTGTGGGTAGTAACTTTGGAGAATTTGTAGGTAATTGGCACATTAACTTAATGGTTTCTACAGTCTTTATGTTTATTACAATTTATATTGTAGCAAAAGGAGTATCTGGAGGAATTGAAAAAGCTTCTAAAATTTTAATGCCTACACTGTTATTTTTAATTTTTGGGTTAATGGCTTATTCATTAACACAGCCAGGTGCAATTGACGGCGTGAAGTTTTATCTAATACCTGATTTTAGTGAAATTACGTTTAAGACAGCTTATGGTGCAATGGGACAAGCATTCTTCTCATTATCTCTTGGTATGGGTGCATTGATTACTTATGGTAGTTATGTAGGCAAAAAAGATAATATTGTAAGTGCAACATCAATGATTTTATTAGCAGACGTTGGTATTGCATTTATTGCAGGCTTAATGATGTTTGCTTTTATTTTTTCTCAAGGTTTACAAGGGCAAGGAGGCGGAGCAGGATTAATATTCACAGTTTTACCAGGAGCCTTTGAATCTATTGGTCCTGTATTAGGTAGATGTATTGGAGGTTTGTTCTTTGTATTATTATCATTTGCAGCTTTAACATCAACTGTTTCTTTATTAGAAGTGCCTGTAGCTTATGTAGTAGATGAATTTGAGATAAGAAGAAGTAGGGCTGTTTGGATTGTTGGAGCTGTAATCTTTTTATTAGGTATTCCATCTATGTTAGGAAATGGAACTGTAGACTTTTTTACAAATTTTGTACATTATCATGGTTCCAATATTACGGTAAATTTCATGGATTTTATTGAAGATTTAGCTTCAGATACTTTCTTACCTTTAGGAGGTTTTTTAGTTTCTGTTTATACAGCATATATTTGGAGAGGAGATAAATTTAAAGAAGAAATAGAAAGTGGTAACCCAGGGTTTGCAACATCTTTTATGGGTAAGTACACAATCTTTGCTTTAAAATATTTAGCTCCATTTATTTTAGGATCAATTACAATTATTACAATTCTTTCTAAATTCTTTGGTATTCATTTAATTGATTAG
- the rplW gene encoding 50S ribosomal protein L23: MQVLVKPILTEKAAIAHEKGVYTFVVAKGANKVQIKQAVEAKYGVSVDAVRTAILPGKSKTRYTKAAVISGHTSSYKKAMVKVVEGEIIDIYEGL; the protein is encoded by the coding sequence ATGCAAGTATTGGTAAAACCTATCTTGACAGAAAAGGCTGCAATTGCTCACGAAAAAGGTGTTTACACTTTCGTAGTAGCTAAAGGAGCTAACAAGGTACAGATCAAACAAGCTGTTGAAGCAAAGTATGGTGTTTCTGTAGATGCAGTTCGTACTGCAATTCTACCAGGTAAATCAAAAACTCGTTACACAAAAGCTGCTGTAATTAGCGGTCATACTTCATCATACAAAAAAGCGATGGTGAAAGTTGTAGAGGGTGAGATTATCGACATCTACGAAGGTCTTTAA
- the rplB gene encoding 50S ribosomal protein L2: MAVKKLKPITPGQRFRVAPTFEEITKSTPEKSLTVGKHRSGGRNNSGKMTVRNIGGGHKRKLRAIDFKRNKHGIPGIVKSIEYDPNRTARIALIYYVDGAKTYIVAPEGLQVGQTILSGSGVAPDLGNALPLSEIPVGSIIHNVELKPGKGAAMVRSAGAYAQLLGRTGRYATLKLPSGETRLVLIECLATIGTVSNGDHMNVRLGKAGRKRWLGRRPRVRGVAMNPVDHPMGGGEGKSSGGHPRSRTGVYAKGQKTRNTKKYSSKLIVSRRKK, from the coding sequence ATGGCTGTTAAAAAGTTAAAGCCCATAACTCCGGGACAGCGATTCAGAGTCGCTCCTACTTTCGAGGAAATCACGAAAAGTACACCAGAAAAGTCACTGACTGTTGGTAAGCACCGTTCAGGTGGTCGTAACAACTCAGGTAAAATGACTGTACGTAACATTGGTGGCGGTCATAAGCGTAAATTACGTGCGATCGACTTCAAACGTAACAAGCATGGCATTCCTGGTATCGTGAAATCTATCGAGTACGATCCAAACCGTACTGCACGTATTGCATTGATCTATTATGTAGATGGTGCTAAAACGTATATCGTTGCTCCAGAAGGATTACAAGTTGGACAGACTATCTTGTCTGGTTCAGGTGTAGCTCCTGATCTTGGAAATGCGCTTCCATTGTCTGAAATCCCTGTTGGTTCAATTATCCACAATGTGGAGTTGAAGCCAGGTAAAGGTGCTGCTATGGTACGTTCTGCTGGTGCTTATGCACAGTTGTTAGGTCGTACAGGTAGATATGCTACACTTAAATTACCTTCAGGTGAAACTAGACTAGTATTAATCGAATGCTTAGCAACTATCGGTACTGTTTCTAACGGCGATCATATGAACGTTCGTTTAGGTAAGGCTGGTAGAAAGCGTTGGTTAGGTCGTAGACCACGTGTAAGAGGTGTTGCAATGAACCCAGTTGATCACCCTATGGGTGGTGGTGAAGGTAAATCTTCAGGAGGTCACCCTCGTTCACGTACAGGTGTTTACGCTAAAGGTCAGAAAACGCGTAACACTAAGAAGTACTCTAGTAAGCTGATCGTTTCAAGAAGGAAAAAGTAA
- the rplC gene encoding 50S ribosomal protein L3 yields MPGLIAKKVGMTSIYDENGKNIACTLIQTGPNVVTQVKTQETDGYTAIQVGFDEKKEKRTSAAMKGHFSKASTTPKRKVIEFRNPVMERGLGDVLKMDEIFSEGEFVDIVGTSKGKGFQGVVKRHNFGGVGQATHGQHNRLRAPGAIGACATPSRVFKGLRMAGRTGGKRVKVMNLRVMKMYPEDGLILVSGAIPGAKNSYVILEK; encoded by the coding sequence ATGCCAGGACTTATTGCAAAAAAAGTCGGTATGACTAGTATTTATGATGAAAACGGCAAGAATATCGCTTGTACGTTGATTCAAACTGGTCCTAACGTTGTGACTCAAGTTAAGACGCAAGAAACGGATGGCTACACTGCTATCCAAGTAGGCTTCGACGAGAAAAAGGAGAAGCGCACGTCCGCTGCTATGAAAGGTCACTTCTCAAAAGCAAGTACTACGCCTAAGCGCAAAGTAATTGAATTCCGTAACCCAGTAATGGAGCGTGGATTAGGAGACGTTTTAAAGATGGATGAAATTTTCTCTGAGGGAGAATTTGTTGATATCGTAGGAACATCAAAAGGTAAAGGTTTCCAAGGTGTAGTTAAGAGACACAACTTCGGTGGTGTTGGACAAGCTACTCACGGTCAGCATAACCGTTTGAGAGCTCCAGGTGCTATTGGTGCTTGTGCTACTCCATCACGTGTTTTCAAAGGTCTTCGTATGGCTGGACGTACTGGTGGAAAACGTGTTAAAGTGATGAACTTACGCGTTATGAAGATGTACCCAGAGGACGGTTTAATCCTTGTTTCTGGTGCAATCCCAGGTGCTAAAAATTCTTACGTAATCCTTGAAAAGTAG
- the rpsC gene encoding 30S ribosomal protein S3: MGQKINPIGLRLGYIRGWESSWYGGKDFSDKLVEDNKIRKYIAVRLPNPRAGISRVVIERTIKRVTLTIHTARPGVVIGKAGAEVDKIKEELKRLTGKDVQINISEVKRPETDAKLIGESIAQQLKSRVSYRRAMKQAIANAVRHGAQGIKVKLSGRLGGAEMARTELYKEGRIPLHTLRADIDYALSEALTVYGIIGIKVWVFKGEVLGRRDLSPSAETGRRDNRRGGNDRGGKRNNDRRRGGRGGRKGGNKGGAPAK, encoded by the coding sequence ATGGGACAAAAGATAAATCCAATTGGTCTTCGTTTAGGCTATATCAGAGGATGGGAATCTAGCTGGTATGGTGGAAAAGATTTCTCTGACAAGCTTGTAGAGGATAACAAGATCAGAAAATATATCGCAGTTCGTTTACCGAACCCTCGTGCAGGTATTTCACGTGTAGTTATTGAGCGTACTATTAAGCGCGTTACTTTAACTATTCATACTGCTCGCCCGGGTGTTGTTATCGGTAAAGCAGGTGCTGAGGTAGATAAAATTAAAGAAGAGTTAAAGCGTTTAACTGGAAAAGATGTTCAAATCAACATCTCTGAGGTTAAACGTCCTGAAACTGACGCTAAATTAATTGGTGAGTCTATCGCTCAACAATTAAAAAGCCGTGTTTCTTACCGTCGTGCTATGAAACAAGCTATCGCTAACGCGGTACGTCATGGTGCTCAAGGTATCAAGGTAAAACTTTCTGGTCGTTTAGGTGGTGCTGAAATGGCACGTACTGAACTATACAAAGAAGGTCGTATTCCTTTGCATACTTTACGTGCGGATATCGACTATGCTTTATCTGAAGCTTTAACTGTTTATGGTATCATTGGTATCAAAGTTTGGGTATTCAAAGGTGAAGTTTTAGGTCGTCGTGATCTTTCTCCATCAGCTGAAACTGGACGTCGTGACAACCGTAGAGGTGGTAACGATCGTGGTGGTAAGCGTAACAACGATCGTCGTAGAGGCGGCCGTGGTGGCAGAAAAGGCGGTAACAAAGGTGGTGCACCTGCTAAATAA